A genomic stretch from Arachis stenosperma cultivar V10309 chromosome 3, arast.V10309.gnm1.PFL2, whole genome shotgun sequence includes:
- the LOC130969360 gene encoding uncharacterized GPI-anchored protein At4g28100-like, with protein sequence MQSFTSIFFFTSLLPLLLLPISHAGILSEPVSDPNQPVEPSENPSSSNTVPAFPVQTQTLPCRLDLSNELFGGVNAACGKNLDRSRCCPVLAAWLFAAHARSALQLPPPAPAPSPSSSSSSSGELPMMPDDSQKCVNSLQDSLVSRNIRIPQPNASCDAILCFCGIRLHQISSLSCPAAFNVSVTHRNATPTVAVRDLEKNCRNASYAGCTKCLGALQKLKGYKNETKGGGGGESSRVKRMFNRDCQLMGLTWLLAKNKTAYIPTVSAVLRAIMYSAHPHESKCSPDQENMPLAVDSLQFDTGHAPSWPSNSLVTIILIFYALFV encoded by the exons ATGCAATCATTCAcatccattttcttcttcactTCATTACTCCCTCTACTTCTTCTCCCCATCTCACATGCCGGTATTCTCTCGGAACCGGTTAGCGACCCCAACCAGCCGGTCGAACCGAGCGAAAACCCTTCTTCCTCCAACACAGTCCCCGCCTTCCCGGTTCAAACCCAAACCCTCCCATGCCGCCTCGACCTCTCCAACGAACTCTTCGGCGGCGTCAACGCCGCCTGCGGCAAAAACCTCGACCGCAGCCGCTGCTGCCCCGTTCTGGCCGCCTGGCTCTTCGCCGCACACGCCCGGTCCGCCCTCCAACTCCCCCCTCCCGCTCCCGCACCGTCTCCCTCCTCGTCGTCCAGCTCCTCCGGCGAGCTTCCGATGATGCCGGACGATTCACAGAAGTGTGTTAACTCACTCCAGGACTCGCTGGTGAGCCGCAACATAAGGATCCCTCAGCCGAATGCGAGTTGCGACGCCATCCTGTGCTTCTGTGGAATCAGGCTTCATCAGATAAGCTCGCTGAGTTGCCCCGCTGCGTTTAACGTTTCGGTTACTCATCGAAACGCAACGCCGACTGTTGCCGTTCGTGACTTGGAGAAGAATTGTCGTAACGCTTCTTACGCTGGTTGCACCAAGTGCCTTGGTGCCCTACAAAAG CTAAAGGGTTACAAGAACGAGACGAAGGGAGGCGGAGGGGGTGAATCttcaagggtaaagaggatgtTCAACCGTGACTGTCAACTAATGGGGCTGACGTGGCTTCTCGCTAAGAATAAAACGGCATACATACCTACCGTTTCGGCCGTTTTGCGGGCAATCATGTACAGCGCGCACCCACACGAATCAAAATGTAGCCCCGATCAAGAGAACATGCCACTGGCCGTTGATTCGCTCCAGTTCGACACAGGCCACGCCCCATCCTGGCCgtccaattccttggtcaccaTCATTCTCATTTTTTATGCCCTTTTTGTTTAG
- the LOC130965670 gene encoding uncharacterized protein LOC130965670, which yields MLGDDDMRVIFHSKSRFPDLGALELFVRMVDVEGSSRGTAPNLPTGVIEGTSTAVPTGQPATPLVLSPSFAADLPVSGDDLGDGRSFGQLAAAMGADPVVDGAPAFMEVRERDPFAEAIGDDGSDSKPPIIGDESDGDEDTAVAVGAQTHGSSGTQQYPRHFTTLNLEAMNQAANLDQHHPVIHGERPSVIGTDEFEVGQRFETKEEAVLTIKSYNIRQGVEYKVFESDQLKYHGKCVQFGNGCNWLIRVTMRQRKGYWEVRKYNGPHTCLATEISMDHRQLDYHVICASILSLVMADASVSVKVLQNAVSSKFGFKPSYRKVRLRFCILRQ from the exons ATGTTGGGTGATGACGACATGCGAGTTATATTTCATAGTAAGTCAAGATTTCCCGACTTAGGCGCGCTGGAGTTGTTTGTCAGAATGGTTGACGTGGAGGGCAGTAGCCGGGGGACTGCTCCGAATCTGCCCACTGGCGTCATAGAAGGAACTTCCACCGCCGTTCCAACAGGGCAACCGGCGACTCCACTTGTTTTGTCCCCATCTTTTGCTGCTGATTTGCCTGTCTCGGGTGATGACTTGGGTGATGGGCGTAGCTTCGGCCAGCTTGCAGCTGCGATGGGAGCTGATCCTGTAGTGGACGGTGCACCCGCATTCATGGAGGTAAGAGAGAGAGATCCGTTTGCGGAGGCTATAGGTGATGATGGGTCAGATTCCAAGCCACCAATTATTGGTGACGAGAGCGACGGTGATGAGGACACCGCAGTTGCCGTGGGAGCTCAAACCCATGGTAGCAGTGGTACGCAGCAGTACCCTCGACACTTTACCACATTGAACCTTGAAGCAATGAACCAGGCCGCAAACTTAGATCAGCATCACCCGGTGATTCACGGAGAAAGGCCTAGCGTGATTGGCACGGACGAGTTTGAGGTTGGGCAAAGGTTTGAAACAAAAGAGGAAGCTGTACTGACAATAAAGAGTTATAATATTCGGCAGGGAGTAGAGTATAAAGTGTTTGAGTCCGACCAGTTGAAGTATCATGGGAAGTGTGTCCAGTTCGGGAATGGTTGTAATTGGCTGATCCGTGTCACTATGAGACAGAGAAAAGGCTACTGGGAAGTTAGAAAGTACAATGGACCACACACGTGTCTAGCAACGGAGATATCAATGGATCACAGGCAGCTCGATTACCATGTCATATGTGCCTCGATTTTATCGTTGGTGATGGCTGATGCATCGGTGTCGGTTAAGGTGTTACAGAATGCGGTGTCATCGAAGTTTGGGTTCAAGCCAAGCTACAGGAAG GTACGATTGCGCTTTTGCATACTTCGCCAGTGA